The Musa acuminata AAA Group cultivar baxijiao unplaced genomic scaffold, Cavendish_Baxijiao_AAA HiC_scaffold_412, whole genome shotgun sequence genome contains the following window.
TGCAATCTATATTCTTTATAAAGCggatcgagatcaattgatttcaagcccaactcgacgatgccaattgtgagcgggccaaaccaaaaaggatagtgcacccgtcagccctcccgtagtcgagaaccctaaccatcttttctttttttctttcagtcttctgtgtttctttataaagaatatagcTTGCAATTATCCTAACGTTCCCCatttatattttatgcatatgagtgacaggggagctaagcttgaaccgtctttctatgctaacatctacacgataatatatgttggacggtgatcgactctaatatttcatatcaatcgattataattaattatctgatTTTATTTTCCCTATCGACTTATTTCAATTAATTatacgatattatcttaatgataaatgataattttgttataataaaaaatattttttttataaaataaaataaaaaactaaaaaagagaggaaaatagttaatatttattttccatCGTTACCGAGACTAGGTATAACCCGAACCGAGCGATAAaatttggatcgagatcaattTATTTTAAACCCGACTCGACGATGTTTGTAAGCGAGCCAAACCAAAAAGGATAatgcacccgtcagccctcccgtagtcgagaaccctGACCatcctttctttattttttttgccaCCGGTTAAGTGGCGTCGAGCGAGCGTAGATCGCCCTGGCCGGACGCCTCCTGAGATCAGCCAAATCGAGTTGTCGATCTCTGACCTAGCAGACTCGTACGTTCTCCCCTCTTGCAAGATCCGGTACATGTTCTATATCCCTCCTAAAAGTGAGCTTCATGTGTCGATTCTTTCCGATTTGAACTCGTCGCTCTGTTTTCGGTATGGTCGCCGGCGATATGGTGTCGAGAATCGTCAATCGGGTTTCTCGGCACCTTCCATAGCCAGCAATATTGATCTTTCTCTCATAACCAATCTTACGGGTGTTGTTGATTCGTCTTCGCTCGCTCAGCGTCACCTATGCCCCCGGTTGTGACATCCTTCGCTTATTTGCATCGTCCTTTCTGTAAATTCTATTGTTATCCCCATCATCTGGTCTTACATCGATAGAGCACCAGGCTTGGTCAGGTATCTGCTGGACTCGATGGCTGATACAgttacatgcttggatgatcaacaaagctcatcgacgattcgggtgacatgtccactcgatggttgatacagttacatgcttggatgatcaacaaagctTATCGATAATTACCAAATCTAACAGCTTTATGTTATCGACTAATTTGTTATTCTTTCTCGAAAAAATTGGGTGATGCTAAGGATAAATTCTTAAGTTAAGATCAGTATGACATTAAACTGAGATTCGGGTGATATGTCCACTCGATGGTTGATACAGTTgttacatgcttggatgatcaacaaagctcaTCGATAATTACCAAATCCAACAGCATTATGTTATCGAttaatttgtttttctttctcgAAGAAATTGGGTGATGCTGAGGGTACATTCTTAATTTAAGATCATTATGACATTAGACTGGGATTCGGGTGACATGTCCACTATCAATTAATCTAAGGAACTTGAAGACAAACAAAACACCATATGATAGCCTAGTAGTTGGATCAACATAATGCGTCGATCAAGATGGGATGTTTACCAGACGATTACTATTAGTAAGCTGCTAAATGAGATAGAGGCTCCATTATGTCGAGATTCGAAAGAGGAGTTGGCTCCTGACTTCTGAAAGAATAGCTGTTTAGCATGACAGGATACCGATATTGTGGCTCTAAGGAACATGAAAAAATATGTTGAAGCTAGTTTAGATGTATACACAGTGTGATTATATAAAAGATCTTttgtctttttttgttttctccttcccaTCAAGTATGTTTGAAACTCGTAATTTTTGGGACATTGATTGATCTTTTTCTACCTACTTCTCTTTGGAGATTCCACAGCACAAGATTTTGCAGCCCCTACACCTTAATTGCTTTGTTATTCTTGTGTGTTCTATTGATCGGTTAATTGTTTTGCTTTTACTTACTGGTGAAATTTATAATTTcggtgaagttttgaggagccaaAAGGTTTCAAGAAGATGCCACGAACAAGTGCATTGGAGTGCCCTGGATGCCCACCTTTGAGAGCCTTGACGACTGACGTGCTCGgtcttgtaaaaggtggttgttaTTGCTTAAACAttactctttcttgaatggtctaCATGGCATGCATTTCTTAATTACAACTCATGATGTGATATTGCAATGAGTTTTCAGTTGTCGAAGCTCATGGAAAGACTGGAATTCCAAAGGTGGTAGAAACATGGGGGCAGCCAAATGCTTCATCTTGTGTCCTTGCTGCTTCTTATTCTGATCACAAAACTGATCCGGTTTGTTATCACATTCTTTGTTGGATTTGAGTTATTATACATAAATGGATGCTATGACAATCTTAACTACTTAATGGGAGGTAAACAATCAAATCAAAGCTTATGTTAGTCTCCTTTTGGATCTTCATGGCTTCTTGGTAGTTTTGAAGTAAACCAGAAATCGATCTTATTAGTTTCTCTTGAATATTAATGAAAGCTTCACTAGTTTGAAGCTAATATTCATGTTATGTTCTTCTTTCTTAAAGAAGCAGAAACCTATTTTGTGCCTTCACTTTCCAGCTTGAAAGTTTAATTTGGATGATCAATGGAGATATGGTGGTTTAACATTACAAAAGAAAAGTGTATGTTCAAAGATTTTAGAGTTTGATTACGGTGGACAAGCATTCCTAAGTATTATACAAACTTTAATGTGATTATTCACGATTAGTTTGAGATCTAGGATCAATTCCTATAAGGAAGTTTTATAATTCATTGGAACCCTGTTTTGGATTTGCGAATTCTGTTGACTATAATGTCACATTCTATTTCACATTCTTGGATTGGCATGTAATCACTAAAGATGTGTTTCcacctttctttcctttgtttGGAAATTCTTATATGTTACTCTAGTATAATTATATCTTTAATCTCATAACAGTTCGACGTGTAAAATATTCTTCTACCTTCTAGACATGACACTTGTTAATTGTTTGCTGTTCTTTGCAGCTTTTGGCTGTTGCTCGCAAGAATGGTTTGGTAAGTTATCATATATGAAACAAGAGAAAACCCTCTTTTTCTAGGTTGTTGAAACATGGGATATTCTATGAATTCCAGGTTGAGTGTCTAAATCCTATTAATGGAGAGGCTTTGGGCATCACTAAGATCGATCAACCCTTATCACTGGATGGCTCTCTTAATGATGATCATGTTGTTGGATTGCATCTCTTCAAAACTAAAGGAATCGATGTTCCATCAAGGTAACATAAATAAATGCCATAGTTCATAGCTCATAGCAGATGTAGCATTTTTTTGAACTTGTATCCGAACATTTTACCAATCTGCTGTACCTAAGATATATTCTGTAGAAActtgttcatgtgaaagaatatCACAGATGGTTGAATTAAAATTTTAGCACCTGCCCAATTGGCATTTAGAGGGTCAAACCTATGACACTATCATGTTTAAAAGACTGCTGCAGGCATATGTATCTGCAGGACATTGAATAAAAAAGTTCAGATAGATTATTCTTGCTTTCAGCACTTACTCCTGTATTTGACATCCCAAGGTTCCAATGTATATAGATAGTGAAACTTAATACGAAGGTTTATCTAGTGATTCAAGAGCAAAGCTTTGTGGACAAAGAAAGTTGTATTAGAACTAGAAGAGAGGAGAACTAGCTGACGTATATTCACAATGATTTTGCATATGCATGCATCTGTATGCAAGAATGGAAATTCTGTACATCTATCGAGTAAAATTTAGTTCATGGTGGTACTGTTACTTACAAACTTTAGTTGTGATCTCGAATTGCATGCACATTCTTATATTCATTCAATCCTTATGTTTTTCAGGTCAGTTTCATTACTTACCTGTCTGGAAAAGGGTAATGCTTGCTTGAGGTCCATTCCCGTCGGTGATGCGCCAGAAAACTCAACTACTGCTTCTCATATTACATGGAATGTATGCTCTTCTGGTAAAATAATATGTTCTTCAGTGGATAAAAGTGAGAATTATGCCTTATTTGGAGGGTAAGTTTCCGTAAGCTGTTAAAGAAATGTATATGAGTTTGTTGCAATTATATTCATGGGTGACAGCCTCTTTAATAAAAATTTGAAAGGTTGTTATATTGCCTAATTTTGGCCTAGTActttaatttgtgttttcttttctctCAGGAATGGCATTGAATTGAACATGTGGGATCTTGGAAAATGCAGTAAGATCTGGAGTGCAAAATCTGTGAGTCACTTCATTCTTATTAGTGCAATTTAATGAGAGTTTCTGGTCTAtttgtattttgattatgaagattCTATCGGTTTGCTCTTTGTCTTTTGTAGCCTCCTAATAGACTTGGTATATTCTCTCCAACTTGGTTTACTGCTGCAACTTTTCTGAGTGAAGATGACCATAGAAAAGTTGTGGCTGGCACGATCAATCATCAGGTATGGCACTATGAAATATGTTTACTAGTTGTAGCTTACAAGCTAAAAAATGCTAATAGTTGGGAGTATAACTTTTATTGTAAGTCTTTCGACAACTTTTGCAATTGTTGCCATGAGATCGAGGATACATTTGAAAGTCTTAAGTTTGATTTTATGATAACAGTGCCTGACCAAACTTTTTTACAAATACTGCTTGCACATTTGGAGTGTTAACCAACTTGTAGTTAATAAACAGTTTTCTTCTGTTTATTGATTAATGTTGAAATATTCTTGACCATATGGTCTATCCTGGTTAATGAATCTTTTGTATATGGTTAATAGTTCTTGACCCATTGCTTTAGAAGTTGAGAAAATGATGTAAACTAATTACTCAGTCCGCATGAGATTTTAATGACCAGTATGCTGTTATTCTCTTATTTGTTAAAAATTATATCTTGTGATAGGTTCGTCTTTATGACACTTCAGCACAGAGGAGACCTATAATTTCAGTCGACTTTAGAGAATCTCCAATTAAAGCAGTTTGTGAAGATCTAGATGGCTATACAGTCTATGTAGGCAATGGTTCTGGGGATCTTGCTTCATTTGATATGAGAACAGGTAAAAGTCATAGTTCTAAATGTACACCATGCGGctatgctttaattttatttacctgaTTCATTCATCCTCTTTAGTTTGTTGTTTTTTATGATCATAATCTCATGATTCTGAAATTTAATGTATGAGAACTAGTGAAAGTCATAGTTCTACAAGGTCACTGTGCAACTACATTGTTAATTATATTTAGCTGTTTTgtttatttctcttttgttttctttttttgtggatATAATTTCTTGATTGGATATAATTTCTTGATCAGATCCTTTCTCTGATTGTCGTTTAGTTATCATCTCATATCTAAGACTCTTTGATTCTTATAGACATTTATCAGATGTCTAGCTACTTGTTCCTACTCCCATAATAAATTAAGTCCTATTACCATAATGGACAAAATTATCACggtttcttattttatttcatcGATAAAACCTTTTTAGTTTTTGGGCTGTCCGATGAACCTCAACTTGTTATTCCTTTATGGTCAAATTGTTGGAGTTAAAACTTTCAGTAGAACAGAAAATTCTTTCAAACAGTTTTATGTCAGACAATATATGTGGCTACATCATAAGCAATTTTAGAAGCAATCAGCTGATGTTGAAGGCCTTTATGAAATCGTAAAAAAAGTTTAAGACTCAACATGAATTAAGAATATTGAACCAGGAATAGTCAGTTCCAACAAGGAAACTAAAGGTTTGAATGTGACATGTGTTGCAGGTATGGTATGCAAAAAGGAAATTATGCTAACTTCTATATTACATAGTTTTCTCAGTTGATTACATGAtgttctaatttcttttcattgtcAATGAACTGGCTCAACTATTCTTAACTATGTGCGGTATAGTCATCCTCCTGGTTTTTGTGCAGTAATGCTTTCTGTCATTTCTGAGAAGTTCATGCTTTATGTTTACATTTTTGGTGACCTGTGCTCTTGGATTAAGGATTTGGTCCAAAGAATGTTAATGAAGTGAGCTCATTATCAGAGACGGAACTAGCTTGACTCACTTGGAACTTTTATTTTCTGTTATTAACTTAGTTCAAGTAATAATATTTCATCTAATTAACTGAGTAGATTTTTCCAATGTGAGCTTGAAGCTAGGACATGCTTATAGCTGAAAAATTTTATTTAACAATTCAAATTCCTAGTGTTGTTAAAATATTGGGTAGTACCAttcattttagttttttgaattGTAGTATTTACCGTTATTCTGATGCTTATTATTTTGAAATATCTGAGTTTTCTTGTAATGGTTTCACATTTGTATCACCTGTTAGACAGTTAATAATTAGCTTCTATCAATGATGAATTGGCCCCTGGTGATTCAAGTGATTCAGGGTTACTAATATTTAGAACTAACTCCTGATGTTGACTAGATGGCAGTCGATTTCCTTGTTTTCAGGAAAACTGATGGGATGCTTTATTGGTAAGTGCTCTGGAAGCATCAGATCTATAGCGAGACATCCAGAACTTCCCGTGATAGCATCTTGTGGTAAGAAGTTGTATACTGTTAATTCAACATATTCAGTCAACTTTACTTCTACCATGGCACAAAATAGTGTTTTGTTTCCtcgaaaaaaaggaaagagaatagTGTTCCATGTTGGAAGTTTTTAGTTTATAACTCAGATATACCAAATTTAATATATTTGGTGGTTTTCATTTAATGTAACTTTTCAAGCTTTCTATTGTTCTTTGATTTGTTGAGTAACGATCCTCCATGGATTATCAGCCATTTTTGGATTTTATCCTTTAAAAATTCTCATTGCTTCATTTCAAGAGAAATTACTGGGTGCATACTGTTTCATCTTGAAGGTCAATGTTTGACATACTTTTCATGGTTTATTGGGAGTTATTTTACAATCAACTTTGTTAAAGATAAACATCCTTTTGTTTGTGTTTCTAATGAAAACCAGAGTGTTATGTCTAACATACGGCCCTCATCCTGCTCATCTTCGActcgggtttataaatttattatcatCCCTGACCCACACAAAAATTTAATGGTACTAGCTGTCTTACCACTACATGAATTTCCTACGAGAATACATGTATTATTATTGGCATATGCTTCAGTTATATTTGCAAGATAGTTGGGGGTTCATTTTTTCCATTGGGGTGAGATGGGATGGTGCAGGCAGGCTTGGGGTTGGGTTAGGTGATATCTGTCCTTGTCTTGGACCTAAATCGGTTTTGGAAAATTGTACCCCAATTCAACCGTGATTATGCCTGTTTTCCTGTCAAATCTGTTCAAACCCGACCCAGTTGAATTGGATTGAGCCAAGTCCCCTGACCTTGCCTCATCTTTGACTCGGGTTCATAAACTTAGTACCATCTCCGACCCAACAAAGATTGATGTAACTGTTATCTCATAGCTTATGAATACATTTTTTACTATTGATATATTCTTTAATTATATTAACAAGATAGTAGGGAAATTACTTATATGAAATTGCTGGGGTTTTTTTCTGGTGCGGTCGGATACGTGGAGAAAGGATGGGGGAGGCTTGAGATGGGGATGGGGATAGGTGATATTGTTCTTGTCCTGGTCCTGATTAGTTTTGAACAATTATAACCCAACCCTGGGTCCGACATCGACCTTGACCCAATCCCCAATTTGATTGGATTAGCCATTGGGGCAGTACACCACAAGCCTAGTGTGAAATTCTCATTTCTAGCTATGTCATGTTGACAGattttattgaagaaaatatCTCAATGGTAGCAGTAAGCATCATCAAGTTTTAGGTAGTTCCCACCTCATTAGACTCGGCATCAGATGGACATCATTTGTAATATTTGGATGTGTTGTTTTGGAAGTTCTCTTGTTGGTAATTTAAAAAGATGATACATTCTGAAAAGTGTACTGCCATACTTTGGGATACTTGTTTGTGGTGACGTGTACCTTGCAAATTCAAGTTTACTTTTTACTAAATGTTAACTATAATTTTGAACGTGGAAGACGTAAGAgaatctttttctcttattttgttgGTCCTAGAGCTTTGTCTGAAATTTCTTGTCATGTTTGAAACTGTAATATATATTCTTGCTATGAGTTTTTTTTGGTAAAACTATAGTTaagcatgaaatatttttaatttcatatgtcatgTCTTCACAAGTAATATGTCAAACTATGCTTTGGTGGAAGCCTTAGTTCTTTACTCGCCACATTATGCATTAGTGTTTTGGTCGTAGGTTTATAaggtcatgcttaatgatgatattgGTTTATAGGATTGGACAGCTCTTTGCGTGTGTGGGATGCAAAGACGAGACAACTTCTATCTGCGGTATGCTATAACTACTAtcagttcataaatggatcttgcttcaacaaaattttcaatatcCATTGGCTTACATATAATAGAACATTTTTAAAGAAGGGAATTTAAGTTTGGTGGTGCTTTGCAATTTAGTTCTTCCTCTTGGTTTAGATTCATGTTTCATGTAAAGCCCATTAATTTATAGGTTATACTGGGGTAACTGGATGCATATTGTAGAGGAAT
Protein-coding sequences here:
- the LOC135658730 gene encoding uncharacterized protein LOC135658730 isoform X2 yields the protein MPRTSALECPGCPPLRALTTDVLGLVKVVEAHGKTGIPKVVETWGQPNASSCVLAASYSDHKTDPLLAVARKNGLVECLNPINGEALGITKIDQPLSLDGSLNDDHVVGLHLFKTKGIDVPSRSVSLLTCLEKGNACLRSIPVGDAPENSTTASHITWNVCSSGKIICSSVDKSENYALFGGNGIELNMWDLGKCSKIWSAKSPPNRLGIFSPTWFTAATFLSEDDHRKVVAGTINHQVRLYDTSAQRRPIISVDFRESPIKAVCEDLDGYTVYVGNGSGDLASFDMRTGKLMGCFIGKCSGSIRSIARHPELPVIASCGLDSSLRVWDAKTRQLLSAVFLKQHLTNVVIDSHFSDEGES
- the LOC135658730 gene encoding uncharacterized protein LOC135658730 isoform X1 — translated: MPRTSALECPGCPPLRALTTDVLGLVKVVEAHGKTGIPKVVETWGQPNASSCVLAASYSDHKTDPLLAVARKNGLVECLNPINGEALGITKIDQPLSLDGSLNDDHVVGLHLFKTKGIDVPSRSVSLLTCLEKGNACLRSIPVGDAPENSTTASHITWNVCSSGKIICSSVDKSENYALFGGNGIELNMWDLGKCSKIWSAKSPPNRLGIFSPTWFTAATFLSEDDHRKVVAGTINHQVRLYDTSAQRRPIISVDFRESPIKAVCEDLDGYTVYVGNGSGDLASFDMRTGKLMGCFIGKCSGSIRSIARHPELPVIASCGLDSSLRVWDAKTRQLLSAVFLKQHLTNVVIDSHFSDEGSNGNTCDQQADLQVCDDTETVDNDELPISSGKKASKRKRVGKVK